The genomic interval GATGAcaattatttaattccaagtcatcatcatctctatagagctgctatCTATACTGTCTGACAAGcccactattttagtagttcttcaaagtaaataaggcatacttttatgactgctgaatagcagctatcaatcacttagatcatgcaTTATCAGGTAGAGAGACCTTGCTATGCAACTGTTCTCTATCCCTCTTGATCACACATTCTTCGGTCTCTTATGTAGCAGGCGTAAGAGaaacagaccggacaagtaggcACGTAATGGATTATGATCATTGTAGGTAATTACCAAACTCCTTACCACATCGCACAGTTCGGGCTTCATCTGTTTCATATCTAAAGAAACTCTGCAATGtgcacattgagctcacagaaaaccGCAAACAAAATGGAATTTAAATAATTGAACCATGTCGCTCAatttgttgtttaaaaaaaacgaTGAATCAACATTTTGGTTAATCGCACTAATATTCAATGACAAAATATATACTAGAACGTTGGATATTTCCTCAGACACAAGACATAAGTCTCTCACTTGTAGTCTTTCCAGTATAGGTTAATCACAGGGCTAATACCACAATACATTACAGCGGTGCATAATAACCAGTTTAACAGACATTTCAGACAGTGAGTGGGGTCAGTTTCTTACCTGGGTTGGCCATTGGTGGTCTGCCCTGGGGTCCACCGCCCTGGTGCGGGGCGGCGGTGTTGGGGGATCCATTGTTGTTGCCGTGGTGCTGGCTGTGTGGCAGGGGCTGTCCGTGGTGCGGGTGGTGGTGGTTcatgtggtggtggttgttgttgctaggggggACGGAGGAGTGGTTGTGGCTGTTGTTGACGGCCATGCCTCCATTGCTCTTGCTGGTCGGCGGCTGGGTGGGGTTGTTGCCTTGGTTACCATTACCTCCAGTGGGGTTGTTGCGGTCCCACATATTCACGGTCTTGTTGTAGGCGCTAGGGTCTCCCCAGGTGGACGTGCCGTCATCGATCTCCATCTTGCggcggatggagggaggagagggttccTCCCAGCCGGTGGGCTCCATCGCTGGGTCGGGTTTGGCTCCGGAGCTCCCTGGGCCCCAGCCGGGGTTGGAACTCTGCCTTACAGATGCAGGGCCGCCCCAGGACCCCATGCTGCCGCCTCCCGTTCCAACACCACCACTATTTCCGTTGGGGCTTTCCTGGGGCTTGGAGCCCCATCCTGGTGCTGGGCCGTTGGGGCTTTCCTGGGGCTTGGAGCCCCATCCTGGTGCTGGGTTGTTGGGGCTTTCCTGGGGCTTGGAGCCCCATCCTGGTGCTGGGCCGTTGGGGCTTTCCTGGGGCTTGGAGCCCCATCCTGGTGCTGGGCCGTTGGGGCTTTCCTGGGGCTTGGAGCCCCATCCTGGTGCTGGGTTGTTGGGGCTTTCCTGGGGCTTGGAGCCCCATCCTGGTGCTGGGCCGTTGGGGCTTTCCTGGGGCTTGGAGCCCCATCCTGGTGCTGGGGTGTTGGGATGCTGGGTCTCCCCCCAACCACCACCTCCAACAGCAGGAGAAGGCTTCGACGCCCAGCCGCCCCCatttcctccacctcctctgggGCTGTccttccaccctcctcctcctcgtccatttcctccttctccttcccacATGTGGCTGGAGGATCCATTCTTCTTCACCTCGGCCGgttctctccactctcctccattGGAGCCATTGGAGCCATGGCTGCCACTTCCGTGGCCGGAGCCCCAGCCGTGGGAGGACTTGggaccctctccccagctctggGACTGGTTCTGCTGGGACTGGTTCTGCTGGGTCTTGGTTGGCCCGTCGTCCCAGGTAGGGGAGGACTTCCCCTCAGGGACACCCCAGGATTGAACTCCACTCTTGGGGCCATTGTTTGTGGTGTTGTGGCCTTGGGCCATGGGCTCCCCCCAGCCACTGACGGAACCGTTGGGGGCCTTGTTGACAGGCTGCTCCCCCCAGCCTGAGGGTGGAGGGCCTCCCCAGCCTGAGGGGCCCTCGCTCTTGCCTCCGGAGTCCCCTGAGCCTGGCCTCTGAGATGGTCCCAGGTTGGGGTTGGCTCCCCCGTTACGGGGGTCCGGTGGAGATCCGGAAGAGGGGCTGTTGGAGCCCTTCCAAGTGTCCCCTCCAGCACCTCCCCTCATCTCGCTGGTTTTCCTCTCGTTGGCGGCGCGCTGCTCCTCCATCTCCCAGGAGGTGTGCTGGCGGACGGGCGTCTGGCCCCAGCCTGTGTTGCAGAGCACCCGGGGGTCCAGGTCTTGGCGAGGCAGGGGAGGGGGGCCTCCGTCCTCGCTGCCGGTCCCGTCCCTGCGGTGGGAGCGCCCCTCGCTGCCCCCGCTTCCGCTACCCTCACTAGTCGGGGCCGGGGTTGGCTGGCCCCAGGAGCTTACCTGCTGGTCCTGGGCTTGGCCATCTGAGGAATCCCAGCCTCCTTTGGCCTCGCCTCCACCGCTGGAGGGCTTCCCCCAGTCTCCTCCCCAGCCTCCTTCTCCACCGCCACTCCCGCCTCCTCCGCTGCCAGAGTGGCCCCAGCCGGACATGCCTCCGGAGGGTGCCGTGTCCCAGCCTGAGTTCTTGGAGGAGTCAGCGGATGTCTTGGTGTCTCCGTTGCCCCAGACGGAGCTCCCTGCGTCTCCGTTGAGCTGGGAGGACTCTGTAGGAGACTGGCCTCCCCAGCCAGGCAGGCCGTGGATGGGGCTGAGTGGCTGCTTAGTGTGGTGGCTGTTTTGTCCGTCAGTGTTAAGGTTGGGATGTTCCATGCTGCTGAAAGACACATTCTTATTGGAGGACGGGGCGTCAGGGCTCATCATGCCTCCCCaggtgctgctgctgttgttctcGTCCCCTCCCAGGCTACCGTTGCCCAGGCTGCCGTTGGGAGGTAGTGAGGCAGGGTTGGGGCCACCTCCAGCCCCCTCTTGCCCCAGCACGGGCCAGGCCGAGGGGTTGGCGTTGGGGTTCAGGTTCAGGCTAAAGCTGGGCTGGGAGTTCCAGCCGGGTGCTCCTCCACTCCGGCCCATGTTGGGCCCTAGGCCGTCGGGTTTGGCTCCCTCAGTGGGGCCCATGGTGATGGGGCCTGATCCGGAGCCCCAGCCCCTGCTGCCGATGGCTCCAACTCCCTGGCCACCGCCAGGCTGCATCATGCTAGCTACGTTAGTGACGTTAGCTTTGAGAGAGGAGTAGTGGGGCTGCTGGCTAGTAGCCCCCGCGGCCATGCTCATGTTGCTGCTGGTCTCTGGGTTCGTACAGTCAGCGGCTGTGGCACATTCTGAAGGATTCGCTGGTCGGCTGTCGCTGCTGCGACTGATGGAGGGCCAGGCCTCGGTGTCGCTCCCGTCGATGATCACTTGATCCCAGCTACTACTGGTGGTGCTGCTGCGGTCGGTGGCTGGTGGTAAGGCTCCCCAGTGGGGATTCTCATACTGAGCACCAGGACCACTCTGGAAGGGCAGGTCTggaggagaaaaagagaaagatgtatttaaacatttgagaaagagagggacagaacaCCATGTAATAAACTCCCTCAGCTCCTAGAGGAAGTCATTGTACTGTCTCCCCTTGGTTGGTTAAACTGTTACCATCCGACATGGCAGCAGTCAGAGGAGAGCGATGGTCACGCTCTCCTGATCTGTTCTCCAGTCAGATGCCTGCCATAATCAGAATGTACAGCAGACTGTGCCCCATATCCTATTAGCTATGGCAAATCCATATATTCCTGCTTTGGGGCAGTCAGATGTGGAGTGGCTGGGTGAGCGATAGGAGCCCTCCCTCTCCTACTTTCACTCCCCCtaaccctccttccttccttcctactCTCCCTCTATGTGAGTGGGTGAAATGGAACCCTCCCTTTCCTCCCACCTGCTCTCGCCCTCTCCCCCTGAACTGAGAGGCCCATCAGTCTCCCCTAGCTGTGGCTGTGAAGGGAAGCCCAAGTGGAAAGCTGCTCACTTATTGGAATGAAACCAAAATGGCTCCTCATCCATCACTCCCTACGCTCCAGCAGGTCCCCTCAAAGCACTAGACGCAGCGACACTCTGACACTGTGGAGACTGCAGAGTACACACATTAATACTCCGCTTTCTTCAATTGTATCTTTCAAATGCTTATGTTAATATATTTCCTCATACCAAAAGCAGGAGAAAAACAAGATAAGTCTAGCCCACACTGTGCAACATAGCCTCAGCCTACAGACACACAATACTCTCCTTAACGCCGATGAGAAAAACAAGTCCCGGTAACAACTAATAATAGGCTCACTTCATGCCATGTGGCTGTAATGAATCAATGAGGCAGCTAATCAATGGACTTATTAATGCtgttggagagaagagaggaggtatTGATCCACCGACCACCATGCAAAGCAAACCACTAAACTGGTCTTATCTACAGAGAGGACGTAACACTGCTGTTCCCACTCGTCTTCATTACTTTAGCGCGGGGTCGGGGCCAATTGCATTTCAAGCCGAGTAAATTCAGACTGAATAGAAATGAGACTGACCTCAACCTTGCGTACGTTATGAAACTGCACATTGTTGAAGGCTGTATTCTTATAATCTATTTTTGTTTTTGTAATTGACAAATCCAATTAGCTCATCAATTGTCATATAAAAAATAATGGTATCCCATTGCTAGCTATATTATCTATGAAAAAAAGCATTTACAATGTCATCTTAGACATTTAGAAAACGTATAGCCCCCTTAGACGCTTCACTGAATTTATTTAGTAACGTGTGAAAGTCGGGTGGGCCGTATTTGGTCATCACCTCGTTTCAAATAGAGATTCTTACCTTCTATTAGCTCGCTATTGGAGTCCACTGGATTCTATCAGACCGTTCGGTGATTTGCATGATTGCTTTATCTGTGATGGATAAACTCCAGGCTATGGTCAAAACAATCCGGTCAAATAGTGTTGGGGGACTAGCTTCTGTTTGAGACACACTGACTGACAGATATGTGGTTAGGCTTAAGATACAGCGCAACACGCCTCCGAGTCCCTCCAAACGCAATTTCCCCCTCAACATACTTATCTCCTCTTCTCAGAATGCCTTATCACACAGGGTCGTCAGTGCGtgtagaaaggcacacacacacagagtctgtaATCAGCTCTACACTTCCTAGAAAGTGTAACCAGAGGTACCACAAAATTCCCATCTCAAATCCTAACTTCAACAATGTTGAAAAAGACTTCCCATTAAAAGTTTCTCCTACTACAttttgagagagaaaaaacaagtGCGTCGGCTGGCATTCGGTTCCGCCTCTCGCACTGCCGGCTGCTAGGTTCCGCCTCTCGCACTGCCGGCTGCTAGGTTCCGCCTCTCGCACTGCCGGCTGCTAGGTTCCGCCTCTCGCACTGCCGGCTGCTAGGTTCCGCCTCTCGCACTGCCGGCTGCTAGgttccgcccccccccccccttcaaaaCTGCACAAATAGAAAATAACATCTGGGGCATCTAGGGTCAAGCTGAGCTGCACGTCCAAGACACATTCCACAAAGCACAGTGACAGACCAGCCATGTAACAAAAGAGTGCATTAGGCTGAGTAATCCTTATGTAAGCACACCATGGATCCTTATGTAAGCAACCTAcatgctctgttcaaaagtagtgcactataaaagggaatagggtgccatttgggacaattTTTCTATGGCTTTGTTCACTATAACTCTCCATTGATTTAAATAGTCCCGGTAAGTAACATCTTAAACCCACAACCACCATCTCTTCCTCTTGGTCTTCGAGAACAAACACATCAAAGTCAGTACACAACATCTAATGTCAGTGGCCAGCGCCCACAACAAACAATGAGGTTTTGCATGACGTGCATATTTTAGGAGTCATTCCAACAAAGAgccctgtgtgggtgtgtgagagatTCAGTGTCTTTGGCAGGATTTTGCTTTGGTAGGTTTGGCACCGTTTCAACGCCATTGTTTTGGTGCCGTACGCCTGCCTGCCTTTCAGTCAAATCGGAGAGATAGCTAACCGCTAACCTAACATACAAAAGCTCATTGTTTCGCTGACGCCAACACCCAACAATGTCAATCCATGTACCTGGAAGGTTGCTAGGTGTTTGTATATATGTGAGGAGAGTAGGACGACAGCACCAGCGGTTCTGACGCACACAAGCGTCGctccccctctcgctcgctctctgtctctgtcttcaagCCCGCCGAGCAGCAAGGAACGCCATTTTATCAGGCAGACCTGAAACTCAGCCAAGagctcagaggctgctgcctgcaGCAAGAACGTCTCGCTCTGCCCTCTGCTTTCTCCCTTTCATTTATttgctccccccccctctctcgcacATTTTCTCCGAAGGGGCATAAAAATAGGTTGCATGATAAATCAATCATTTACTACACAAAAAAGCGGGCAGTTCAGCCCTATTTTTTTCCTTTCGTCACTGTCCGTCACGGATACTACAACTCCACGAGCGAAACAAAATAACCCCGgagtagagaaagaaagagataagaGCTGATGGCAGCTGTAAAGAAGGGGGTCAGGGGTAGAGTGAAAAAATACCTGAAGAGAGGTGGTGCTGCTGCAACACCATGCTGTGAGGCGCTACGCAGAGCAGGGAGATGCGGCAGCCATCGCCATCCTCCATTAAATTCAATGTGTCTGCTACTATTCGCTGCAAAGCATTGCAACTGCTTACTTGATACGATGCCAAGAAATTGAGGCTGGCTGGCTGCGTAATGTGTGTGTCACGTCTCTTAGGTCTACTCAACCTTGCCCACTCTTTTCCTTACAACTCTGTACAACCTTATTTCTGGTAGGCATTCCAATAGATTAGTGAGAAATCTTCCTGCTTCGGGGAAAAAGGTGTGTGCCTGTGTGAGAGAAACGGGGGACAAAACCAAAGCTAAGGCAACAAGGGAAAAAAAGGGGACAATTCTATTCCGTCTCTGTGTTCAACCGTCAGTAATGTCTAGCTGCTTCCATTCTAGTCCCAATTAGGAGGGCAGTGGGTACGATGGTGCTCGCTGAATGAATAGCGGCGACAGAAATAAAAACAATAGGGCTTCTATTCTTTGGTTCTGCTGCTGCTCCCTGGCACCAAAGATGCAGTGCTGTgagagcacgcacacacacatctgcatCAACAAAAACGCTTCATAAAGCAGCTCAGCTTCCTATCATAGAGCACTAGCCTACTACTCAGAATAAGACAACCGTGATGCTAGCCCTGCCGGGGAAACAACTACCAGGAGATCAGGCTGCTGCTGATGAGGATGCTACTAGCAGGCAGCCAAAAGTTAGCCAGGGTGACAGGGAGAATGGGGGAGGGGTTGACAGTGGcaaagggagagacacagagagacggcATGTATGAAGAAAAAGACACGGTGCACCAAAAAGGATTAAGTGCTTGTAGTCAACATCTTGAGCAATAGCGTAGCCTTGGAGCTAGCTGTGAAATGCAGCCAGGAGCCACACGAATGGGGCCGAACCGGATGCCATTATTCTCCCATTCATTCAACACCGCCAATCCACCACATTATCTCCAGCCAAACCTCACCGTGACACACCACAAGCAGTAAACGCACCATTTAATCGCCTTTTGTTCTCAAAATAGATCCTCTTTCAGTAACTTCTGAGTTCCAGTCTCCGGGATCAAAAGATTCTGGTTTGTTTTCCAgaaatggagagacagagaaaaaaatGAGAGAAAAGGAATGAGTGGGCACAAGAGGGTTTAAAACCGGAGAGGTAGTTTCCTCTTGGTTCCCTGGCAGAGTATGGGCTAATGAGGCCACTAGGGGCTGGAGGAGAAGGGAAAGCGAGCGGTCCGGGCAAGCGAGAGGGCGAGCGAGGGAGCGGGGAGGGCGagcagggcgagagagagagggctggcatTCTCTAAGAGCGTGCGAGCGGTCCGGGCAGCGAgcggggcgagagagagggctgCCATTCTCTAAGAGCGTGCGAGCGGTCCGGGCGAGCGAGCGGTCCGGGCGAGCGGGGAGGGCGAGCGAGCGGGGCGAGAGAGGGCTGGCATTCTCTAAGAGCGGGCGAGCGGGGAGGGCGAGCGAGAGAGCGGGGAGGGCGAGCGAGAGAGCGGGGAGGGCGAGCGAGAGAGCGGGGAGGGCCAGCAagcagggcgagagagagaggggctggcaTTCTCTCTAACCTAGTCTGGCTTTAGAACTGCATGTGCTTCAGCCAACTCCATTGACTAGTGCAATCAGTATCATGCATATAAGTGCTGTGAAAAGGTATTTGCCCCCttcctgatttcttatttttttgcacatttgtcacacttaaaATGGTTCAGATCAAACAAATTTTAATATTACACAaaagataacccaagtaaacacaaaaGGCAGTTAagtgatgattttatttatttagggGAAAGAGCTATccgaaccttcatggccctatgtaaaaaagtaattgccccctaaacctaataactggttgtgccaccctcAGCAGCAACAACTGCAATCAAGCGTTTGCGATAACTGGCAATGAAtctttcacatcgctgtggaggaattttggcccactcttctttGCAGAATTGTTTTAATTCAGCCACATTGGAGGGTTTGAGCATGAACCACCTTTTAAAGGTCAcgccacaacatctcaatcggattcaagtccagattttgactaggccactccaaaaccttattttgttttttttaagccATTCAGGAGGTGGACTTGCTGGTGTGTTTTGGATTGTTGTCCTGCTGCAGAATCCAAGTGTGCTTCAGCTTGAGGTCATGAACTGATGGCCGGACATTCTCCTTCAGGATTTTTTGGtagagagcagaattcatggttccatcaatcacagcaagtcgtccaggtcctaaAGCAGCCAcagaccatcacactaccaccatatTTGACTGTTGGTATGATGCTCTTTTTCTGAAATGCTGCGTTACTTTTACACCAGATGTAACGGGACGCACACCTTCCAAAAAGTTCAATTTGTCTCAtcagtccacagaatattttcccAAAAGTCTTGGGGATCATCCAGATGCTTTTTGCCAAAAGTGAGACGAGCCTTTGTTATTTTTGGTCAGCAGTGGTTTTCGCCTTGGAACTCTGCCATGGATGCCATTTTTGCCCAGTCTCTTTCTTATGGTTGAGTCATGAACACTGACCTTAACTGAGGCAAGTGAGGCCTGCAGTTCTTTAGATGTTGTTGTGGGTTCTTTTGTGACCTCTTGGATGAGTCGTCGCTGCGCTCTTGGGGTAATTTTGGTAGGCCGGCCACTCCTGGGAAGGTTCACCACTATTTCAAATGTTCTCCATTTGTGGATAATGGCTCTCACCATGGTTCGCTGGAGTCCCAAAGCTTTAGAAATggctttgtaaccctttccagactgATAGCTTTGTTTCTGATCTGTTCCTGAATTTGTTTGGATCGCGGCATGAGGTCTTGCTTTTTGAGATCTTTTGGCCTACTTCACTTTGTCAGACAGGTTCTATTTAAGTGATTTCTTGATTCAACAGGTCTGGCAGTAATCAGGCCTGGGTGTGGCTAGTGAAATTGAACTTTCCGAAAATGTGATTAACCACAGTAAATTCATGATTTAACAAGGGGGGGGACGGGGGACAATTACTTTGTCACATAAGGCCATGAATGTTCGGATAGCTTTTCCCCCTTAATAAGTAAAATTATCACTTaaaaactgcattttgtgtttacttggattatctttgtgtaatattaaaatttgtttgatgatctgaaacatttaagtgtgacaaatgtgcaaaaaaataagGAATCAGGAAGGGGGCAAATAGTGCTGTGAAAAAAAGTAGCTCTGAACATTGTTCACTTACGTGTCCCTGACAACGACGGTCAAAGGAATCGCCTTACGGCTAAAGCACATCAGGCAGTGATCACTGACGGGAATATCTGGCTGAAGAGTCATCAATGGGACGTGTTACGTATTGGTATTTATACGCAGACAAAACAATCGCGGCTGGAAGTGGAATCAAAAGAACAAATATTCCACCTCATCCAGGCATTTGAAGACAAAGCCAAGGGGCCAAATGAGAAGGGCGGCAGGGCCAAGGCGTGTTAACAACATCTAGCCAACAGTATTCCTTCTGGCCACATGCTACGTCACCCAGGGACTTAGGAGACAGAGCCATGAATGAACCAGCTGTTGTAGAGGACTGAGTGCGTTTCCCACAGCACGGCTTGCATCTCAGACCCCCACTGTAGCACCTGCTATGCTACGAGAAGAAGGCCAGACAGGCTGCAGCACTCACTGGGTTGTAATCAGCTGTTGtattggagagggggggggggggggggtgtctgagGACCACAATGGATATAGGCCTATGACTTGAGTCCATTATGATTTTTAATGCATTGACGTTCTCTCACCCGAGTCTTGTGCATTTAAAAAATGATCAGATAAAATTAATTCATTATTGAATTGGTTGATTGTGTTGTGACCATCCAGGCCTAGTGTGTAGccagctgggcagacagatgtgAGAGGACTTAACTGGGTCAAGGCAGTAACAGTGGATCTCCTCACTGACTCTTGTCCAGTCACAGTCACATCAGGTCTCTGGGGCTGGAAGCGCCTGTGTCCTCTCTGTACTCTGAACCATGATGACTTCACTAGCAGGGAGGTCAAAGGGAAGCTGACCACAAAAGCAGAGCTCATCTACATACAGTGTCTCACATTCAGCCTGGGGACAAATTAGATTGGCCCCATGTTTGCATGAATTTTGTACCATGCTGGCAGGGAAAATAAAGTTTCCTCGTAAACTTGAGTGCTGCTCGATACCGAAATCAAATGCATGCTTCTCAAAACTGCATCCATCCCAAATCTCTATTCCTGACTGTCAATGCCAAAACTAATGCTGTATCTCTTTCCGTAATTGGCAGTAGAGTACAGCTGTAGAAAAAAAGAAGCTATTTATGACAAGGCAGACAGACGCAGGGAAGGACAGTTGATCAGAAGCCCCCAGGGACCCCCAGGGCCTTAAAGCCTTCCCCAGCTCGGGCCGGTGTTGCGCAGAGGGCCCCTGGGAGAGCTGTCCAGCCAGTCAGTAAAAAGAAAAAAAGGTTATCAGACCATCAGTGTGTGCGCTTGAGTGCGTATACacacactgtatgtgtgtgtgtgtggcaaaatTCATCTGTAATGCCCTGTGCTGCCCAGGGCTCTGCAGAGAAGTTCTGTTTACAGCGATGCTGCAGGTAGCCCCCTCAGAGTAAACATGGGAGTCAGTAATGGAAGACAGCACCACAGAGGGAGGGGTAAAATAAAATAGTATGTGAACAGACACCGCAGAAAGCTCTTCGTCTCCCTCCGCCTCGTCCTCTAAGTGCCGTACAACAATTCGCGGTGCGGTTATCTGTATGTTCTGCATTTAACATGGAGGTAAACCATGTCAATAAAGAGAATAGATACTAGAGGTGTTGGTTGAAATACCTTCCATTGGGATGTGAAGACCGGTGGTGGTCAGAGAAAAGCTGCAGGGTCGAGGCATAAAAAGGAAGACGGTAGGCTAACAGTGGTTCACCAGATAGCTTGCAGAGACGGCACGCCTCCACTCCCTCACTGGAGGGAAAACAATGCTGAGAGATATCTACTCAAGGCTCATATTGTTTGTCCAcccactctctctttcgctctaaaTTAAAGCCCACTGGCAGGTTTCTCCGCAGTCCACAGACCCGGTCGCTGGGGAGTTCATTTAAAAAAGGTGGCCGCGGGCGGTAAAGGTCCCGAGCGCTCTCCAATCGCCACAGCACCTACTCAGTGGCTCAACACCATCACGGCCATATTTCAATAGCGTCAAGCTAAAGCCTCTCTGCAGTGCACAGAGCCCCTGTAGAAACACAGTTGAACCAATGGGTCAGAGTGGAAGAGATTCTCAGAGTAACACACCATCATCAATTCCCTAATGTCAGTGCTCTAgtatagagagagaacaggggtaAGTAACACCAAGGCTTTTTGGACTGACCCACAGTTGGACCCATCATACGGATTTGCGATTCGCTCCATTCTTCCTCAACCTATTGCAGGGCTCTAACACTGCGAACATTTTACTCACATACGTGCCTAAATATTTCTGTCGACCTGGAACTTGAATTTTAGCGCACCTAGAACATTTTGGGATTATAGCTTTAATATTTCAAATACTATTCGTTGCGCTCCTAA from Salvelinus alpinus chromosome 2, SLU_Salpinus.1, whole genome shotgun sequence carries:
- the LOC139568494 gene encoding trinucleotide repeat-containing gene 6C protein-like isoform X3, with translation MEDGDGCRISLLCVAPHSMVLQQHHLSSDLPFQSGPGAQYENPHWGALPPATDRSSTTSSSWDQVIIDGSDTEAWPSISRSSDSRPANPSECATAADCTNPETSSNMSMAAGATSQQPHYSSLKANVTNVASMMQPGGGQGVGAIGSRGWGSGSGPITMGPTEGAKPDGLGPNMGRSGGAPGWNSQPSFSLNLNPNANPSAWPVLGQEGAGGGPNPASLPPNGSLGNGSLGGDENNSSSTWGGMMSPDAPSSNKNVSFSSMEHPNLNTDGQNSHHTKQPLSPIHGLPGWGGQSPTESSQLNGDAGSSVWGNGDTKTSADSSKNSGWDTAPSGGMSGWGHSGSGGGGSGGGEGGWGGDWGKPSSGGGEAKGGWDSSDGQAQDQQVSSWGQPTPAPTSEGSGSGGSEGRSHRRDGTGSEDGGPPPLPRQDLDPRVLCNTGWGQTPVRQHTSWEMEEQRAANERKTSEMRGGAGGDTWKGSNSPSSGSPPDPRNGGANPNLGPSQRPGSGDSGGKSEGPSGWGGPPPSGWGEQPVNKAPNGSVSGWGEPMAQGHNTTNNGPKSGVQSWGVPEGKSSPTWDDGPTKTQQNQSQQNQSQSWGEGPKSSHGWGSGHGSGSHGSNGSNGGEWREPAEVKKNGSSSHMWEGEGGNGRGGGGWKDSPRGGGGNGGGWASKPSPAVGGGGWGETQHPNTPAPGWGSKPQESPNGPAPGWGSKPQESPNNPAPGWGSKPQESPNGPAPGWGSKPQESPNGPAPGWGSKPQESPNNPAPGWGSKPQESPNGPAPGWGSKPQESPNGNSGGVGTGGGSMGSWGGPASVRQSSNPGWGPGSSGAKPDPAMEPTGWEEPSPPSIRRKMEIDDGTSTWGDPSAYNKTVNMWDRNNPTGGNGNQGNNPTQPPTSKSNGGMAVNNSHNHSSVPPSNNNHHHMNHHHPHHGQPLPHSQHHGNNNGSPNTAAPHQGGGPQGRPPMANPGWGELPSVQQPKPEPAWGEPAGPSPAVDNGTSAWGKPPGVPGGWGDGGHEPNGPYRRGNNGPSGPAPCKPAPKSMQDGWGGGREEEMGMSSGQWDADAGDMWNSPASQENSSSCNSWGQPPKKGPPKGKMGNQPDEAWIMNRLIKQLTDMGFPRDPAEEALKSNNMNLDQAMSALLEKKTELDKRGMGMSDYNNGMNKPLGCRPQALSKDPSSDRSPFLDKDGGLSDDAPPSPFLPSPVSLKLPLVNNLQPGLALGSPGLNMQNLNNRQMQSGMLGSSGAALSRAMQQPPPQPSVPPLGSSQPSLRAQVPQFLTPQVQAQLLQFAAKNIGLNPALLTSPINPQQMTLLYQLQQLQMAYQRLQIQQQMMQAQRNVSGPIRQQEQQVARTISNMQQQIQQHQRQLYQALLMKQQPPGSHSGLHPGQGKSALDSFPGHPQAPGLSDLHTKEPQSSPNSYSPYPLSGLNPNMNVNCMEVGGLSMKEPPQPQSRLSQWTHPNSMDSLSGNSSHMEANLNKHGAISAASNLGPPGKPPHMDDSYSPYSMMGGSESPTSPLVPPDSWGQVPGKSPKDQITNGTNINWPPEFCPGVPWKGLQNIDPENDPNMTPGSVPSGPTINTNIQDVNRYLLRDRSGGSSPPSPPQNGALPPSTDWPVSGCYTSSFSLSSPDEESAGKLSDMKSTWSPGPISHPSQASLSHELWKVPQGPRNNTAPSRPPPGLTNPAKPSSTWGGNSLGLAQGWSSSYTSEGTTWSTDSSNRTSSWLVLRNLTPQIDGSTLRTLCMQHGPLITFHLFLTQGNAVVRYSSKEEAAKAQKSLHMCVLGNTTILAEFAGEEEVNRYFAQGQQQLPPTTSWQPNPGTNQTRMGGGGGSQQHAIGHHWSSGGGGLGGGTKTGGGGDLLWGGVPQYSSLWGPPSGDDSRGVIGSPNPINTLLPGDLLSGESM